Proteins from one Impatiens glandulifera chromosome 2, dImpGla2.1, whole genome shotgun sequence genomic window:
- the LOC124927520 gene encoding protein BASIC PENTACYSTEINE4 isoform X2, giving the protein MDNAGQHENGRYMMDNYNGMHGGWNMTQFQTKESNDSLMNKKMMKIMAEKEVAINELNRAISEKNYAFQQRNEAMKQRDEAITARDTARREKESAIAALRFQESSSIVEEPVPIKAVPIASETPQSRHKEQTKKLRNAVGSSNKKGKKVGEDLNRSVTTDGSKAEWESQDLSLVSQISYDKSTMATPVCSCTGQPRQCYKWGDGGWQSSCCTTNLSMYPLPHMENKRHSRIGGRKMSGSVFARLISRLAVDGHDLSMPIDLKDFWAKHGTNRYITIK; this is encoded by the exons ATGGATAATGCTGGGCAGCATGAGAACGGGAGATATATGATGGATAACTACAATGGGATGCACGGAGGG TGGAATATGACTCAGTTTCAAACGAAAGAATCAAACGATTCCCTCATGAAcaagaagatgatgaaaatcATGGCTGAGAAGGAAGTCGCCATCAATGAACTAAACAGAGCAATATCCGAAAAAAACTATGCATTTCAGCAGCGAAACGAAGCAATGAAGCAACGAGATGAAGCGATCACTGCCCGAGATACTGCCCGTAGAGAAAAAGAGAGTGCAATTGCAGCCCTCCGTTTCCAAGAAAGTTCGTCAATTGTTGAGGAACCAGTTCCAATTAAGGCTGTTCCAATAGCATCAGAAACCCCCCAATCTCGCCACAAAGAGCAAACAAAAAAACTAAGGAATGCTGTGGGGTCATCAAACAAAAAGGGAAAGAAAGTTGGTGAAGACTTGAATAGAAGTGTGACTACAGATGGTTCAAAAGCGGAATGGGAGTCTCAGGATCTATCGCTGGTGAGCCAGATTAGTTATGACAAGTCAACCATGGCAACACCTGTATGTTCTTGCACAGGGCAGCCAAGACAGTGCTACAAATGGGGGGATGGGGGTTGGCAGTCATCTTGCTGCACGACAAACCTATCAATGTACCCATTACCACATATGGAAAATAAGCGACATTCGCGAATTGGTGGGCGGAAGATGAGTGGGAGCGTCTTTGCTAGATTGATTAGCCGGCTAGCAGTTGATGGTCATGATTTGTCCATGCCTATAGATCTCAAAGACTTCTGGGCCAAGCACGGTACAAATCGTTACATAACCATTAAGTAA
- the LOC124927520 gene encoding protein BASIC PENTACYSTEINE4 isoform X1 yields the protein MDNAGQHENGRYMMDNYNGMHGGQWNMTQFQTKESNDSLMNKKMMKIMAEKEVAINELNRAISEKNYAFQQRNEAMKQRDEAITARDTARREKESAIAALRFQESSSIVEEPVPIKAVPIASETPQSRHKEQTKKLRNAVGSSNKKGKKVGEDLNRSVTTDGSKAEWESQDLSLVSQISYDKSTMATPVCSCTGQPRQCYKWGDGGWQSSCCTTNLSMYPLPHMENKRHSRIGGRKMSGSVFARLISRLAVDGHDLSMPIDLKDFWAKHGTNRYITIK from the exons ATGGATAATGCTGGGCAGCATGAGAACGGGAGATATATGATGGATAACTACAATGGGATGCACGGAGGG CAGTGGAATATGACTCAGTTTCAAACGAAAGAATCAAACGATTCCCTCATGAAcaagaagatgatgaaaatcATGGCTGAGAAGGAAGTCGCCATCAATGAACTAAACAGAGCAATATCCGAAAAAAACTATGCATTTCAGCAGCGAAACGAAGCAATGAAGCAACGAGATGAAGCGATCACTGCCCGAGATACTGCCCGTAGAGAAAAAGAGAGTGCAATTGCAGCCCTCCGTTTCCAAGAAAGTTCGTCAATTGTTGAGGAACCAGTTCCAATTAAGGCTGTTCCAATAGCATCAGAAACCCCCCAATCTCGCCACAAAGAGCAAACAAAAAAACTAAGGAATGCTGTGGGGTCATCAAACAAAAAGGGAAAGAAAGTTGGTGAAGACTTGAATAGAAGTGTGACTACAGATGGTTCAAAAGCGGAATGGGAGTCTCAGGATCTATCGCTGGTGAGCCAGATTAGTTATGACAAGTCAACCATGGCAACACCTGTATGTTCTTGCACAGGGCAGCCAAGACAGTGCTACAAATGGGGGGATGGGGGTTGGCAGTCATCTTGCTGCACGACAAACCTATCAATGTACCCATTACCACATATGGAAAATAAGCGACATTCGCGAATTGGTGGGCGGAAGATGAGTGGGAGCGTCTTTGCTAGATTGATTAGCCGGCTAGCAGTTGATGGTCATGATTTGTCCATGCCTATAGATCTCAAAGACTTCTGGGCCAAGCACGGTACAAATCGTTACATAACCATTAAGTAA
- the LOC124925353 gene encoding bZIP transcription factor 29-like, producing MGDTEETSMDMDVIQRLQSSFGTSPSSLQKKPISMPQLDIPQFNTSSVRPPVRQFSSNYTVDSIKRVGIPPSHPQIPPISPYSQIPSSRPASQLHGSQNFSPSPTHSRSLSQPSFFSLDSLPPLSPSPYRDSPANSNSGPLSTDVSMEDRDVLLPPSPFMRGLPRAGESLPPRKAHRRSNSDIPFGFSSMIQSPPPFVPARSPSTLVKREVSWSKSREQNSEETGERKTEGEVVDDLFSAYMNLDNIDALNSSGTDDKQSNDNLEESRASGSKTNGCDSSDNEATSSVNESGGGGISLKRNAGGEEIVPSASRHYRSLSMDSFMEKMNFGDEMPSPGIHSAQDAKSNGFSLDFVNGGEFSGAEMKKIMANEKLAEIAVNDPKRAKRILANRQSAARSKERKMRYIAELEHKVQTLQTEATTLSAQLTHLQRDSTGLTSQNNELKFRLQSMEQQAQLREALNEALTAEVHRLKLASAELNGGDASKFQQLSLNPQMFHAHHHQLQQQQQSQQQQPQTQKPLQQPTSQQQNNTATSHESKP from the exons ATGGGAGATACTGAGGAAACTAGTATGGATATGGATGTGATACAAAGGCTACAATCTTCTTTTGGAACTTCACCTTCTTCACTTCAAAAGAAACCCATTTCCATGCCTCAATTAGATATACCTCAGTTTAATACCTCATCAGTTCGTCCTCCCGTGAGGCAATTTTCGTCAAACTATACTGTTGATTCGATTAAGAGAGTAGGGATACCACCTTCCCATCCGCAGATCCCTCCGATTTCACCTTATTCACAGATTCCATCTTCCCGTCCGGCTAGTCAACTTCATGGTTCGCAAAATTTCAGTCCTAGCCCAACTCATTCTCGATCCTTATCACAACCCTCATTTTTCTCCCTTGATTCCTTACCTCCACTTAGCCCATCCCCTTATAGGGACTCCCCAGCGAACTCGAATTCTGGTCCATTGTCAACAGACGTGTCAATGGAGGATAGAGATGTACTTTTGCCGCCTTCTCCTTTCATGAGGGGTCTGCCAAGGGCTGGAGAAAGCCTTCCACCTCGCAAAGCTCACCGTCGCTCTAACAGCGACATTCCATTTGGATTCTCCTCTATGATTCAGTCTCCTCCTCCATTTGTTCCAGCAAGAAGCCCATCTACATTAGTTAAGCGAGAAGTGAGTTGGAGTAAGAGCAGGGAGCAGAACTCAGAAGAAACTGGTGAGAGGAAAACAGAAGGAGAAGTTGTGGATGATCTTTTTTCGGCTTATATGAATTTGGACAACATTGATGCATTGAATTCGTCAGGGACAGATGATAAGCAATCTAATGATAATCTAGAGGAGAGTAGAGCCAGTGGGTCGAAAACAAATGGATGCGACAGCAGTGACAATGAAGCGACAAGCAGTGTAAATGAGAGCGGTGGTGGTGGTATCAGTTTGAAAAGAAATGCAGGAGGAGAAGAAATTGTTCCAAGTGCCAGCAGACATTACAGAAGTCTTTCTATGGATAGTTTCATGGAGAAGATGAACTTTGGTGATGAGATGCCTTCCCCAGGAATACATTCTGCACAAGATGCTAAGTCGAATGGCTTCAGTTTGGATTTTGTGAATGGAGGTGAGTTCAGTGGTGCCGAGATGAAGAAAATAATGGCCAATGAGAAACTTGCTGAAATAGCAGTCAATGATCCTAAGCGAGCTAAAAG GATCTTGGCAAACCGTCAATCTGCTGCCCGTTCTAAGGAAAGGAAGATGAGATATATCGCTGAGCTTGAACACAAGGTTCAGACACTTCAGACAGAGGCAACAACTTTGTCTGCACAACTTACTCATTTGCAG AGAGATTCTACTGGACTTACTAGCCAGAACAATGAGTTGAAGTTTCGATTACAATCCATGGAACAGCAGGCTCAACTTAGAGAGG CTCTCAATGAAGCTTTGACAGCAGAGGTTCATAGATTGAAGCTGGCAAGTGCGGAACTGAACGGAGGAGATGCATCCAAGTTTCAACAACTCTCTCTGAATCCCCAGATGTTTCATGCACATCATCATCAgctccaacaacaacaacaatcgcAGCAGCAGCAGCCGCAAACTCAAAAGCCATTGCAGCAGCCAACATCACAGCAACAGAACAACACAGCCACATCACATGAATCCAAACCTTAG